Part of the Bacteroidota bacterium genome, ATCGTGGAGACGAAATAAAGGTAACTGCCGAACTTGAATTAGCAAAAGAAATAGAGGACAAAATTGAACAATTAGTTGACTTTGCTGAAAAGCATACTGAATTATCAGAGGAGCATATTCGTGAAGTTTTGGGTGGAAGTGTTGAGCTGATTGATGTTGAAAATGAGGATGACAATCTGATTTTGTATGGACGAAATAATAAAAAAATTAGAGCCCGAACTGCCACACAGTATAAATTAATTAAAGCAGTTAGAGAAAGTGAAATTGTTTTTGCAATTGGGCCAGCAGGAACCGGAAAAACATATACTTCGGTGGCTTTGGCAGTTAAAGCACTAAAAAGTAAGGAGGTCAGGCGAATTATTTTGACAAGACCAGCCGTAGAAGCTGGTGAAAGCCTTGGTTTTTTGCCCGGAGATATGCGGGAAAAGATCGATCCTTATTTACGTCCGTTA contains:
- a CDS encoding PhoH family protein, whose amino-acid sequence is MKEITIKVGLQNPVDFFGVNNQKFKIIEDAFPLATIVNRGDEIKVTAELELAKEIEDKIEQLVDFAEKHTELSEEHIREVLGGSVELIDVENEDDNLILYGRNNKKIRARTATQYKLIKAVRESEIVFAIGPAGTGKTYTSVALAVKALKSKEVRRIILTRPAVEAGESLGFLPGDMREKIDPYLRPLYDALDDMIPAEKLQFYLDRKIIELAPLAFMRGRTLDGAFVILDEAQNCSDL